The following are from one region of the Trichoderma breve strain T069 chromosome 5, whole genome shotgun sequence genome:
- a CDS encoding TLC domain-containing protein, with amino-acid sequence MAGVEPFPLLNTSADQLHSADVNVARRRRKSSGLGGEIRAGDTGAPALASSRVSLNAQDSEHDSSEGSEDASGAPKVSKRRRTRGFFSQARQTMVKHTFVLPAVLLLVFLTGYAVNPSESNPLHHFLFLSYPMPQDDPLKPIHYGKGKWDIAFVAFYTIVLSFAREFIMQEVLRPLARMTGLSKGKQARLMEQMYTALYFGVLGPAGMYVMSRTPVWYFNTRGMYEGFPHRSHEGVVKFYYLFQAAYWAQQAIVLLLGMEKPRKDFKELVGHHIVSLALIGLSYRFHFTYIGIAVYITHDISDFFLASSKALNYIDHPIVPPYFASFVVVWIYMRHFINLKIIWSLFTEFRTVGPFELNWETQQYKCWISQYITTALLASLQALNLFWLFYILRIAFRFIRDKEATDDRSEDEDDDVDEKPASTKPNGKMAVPSLEVHYEADEDKENKH; translated from the exons ATGGCGGGGGTCGAGCCTTTCCCGCTGCTCAACACTTCGGCAGACCAGCTGCACAGTGCTGACGTCAACGTTGCGAGGCGCAGGCGTAAGAGCAGCGGCCTTGGAGGCGAGATTCGTGCTGGCGACACGGGCGCGCCAGCACTGGCCTCTAGCAGAGTCAGTCTCAATGCCCAGGACTCggag CACGACTCGTCTGAGGGCTCAGAAGATGCCTCTGGCGCTCCCAAGGTTTCCAAGCGCCGTCGCACTCGCGGATTCTTCTCGCAGGCTCGCCAGACCATGGTCAAGCACACCTTTGTCCTGCCCGCCGTCCTGCTGCTCGTCTTCCTGACTGGCTATGCTGTCAACCCGTCGGAATCCAACCCGCTACAccactttctcttcttgtcgtACCCGATGCCCCAGGACGATCCCCTCAAGCCCATCCACTATGGTAAGGGCAAGTGGGACATTGCGTTCGTCGCCTTCTACACCATCGTCCTGTCCTTTGCTCGCGAGTTCATCATGCAGGAGGTCTTGCGCCCATTGGCCCGCATGACGGGCCTCAGCAAGGGCAAGCAGGCCCGTCTCATGGAGCAGATGTATACCGCCCTTTACTTTGGCGTCCTTGGACCTGCTGGCATGTACGTCATGAGCCGCACGCCCGTCTGGTACTTCAACACCCGCGGCATGTACGAGGGCTTCCCCCACCGCTCGCACGAGGGCGTCGTCAAGTTCTACTACCTCTTCCAGGCTGCCTACTGGGCCCAGCAAgccatcgtcctcctcctgggAATGGAGAAGCCGCGAAAGGACTTCAAGGAGCTTGTGGGTCACCACATCGTCAGCCTGGCCCTCATCGGCCTGAGCTACCGCTTCCATTTCACCTACATTGGCATCGCCGTCTACATCACCCACGACATTAGtgacttcttcctcgcctCGTCCAAGGCTCTCAACTACATCGACCACCCCATTGTTCCTCCTTACTTCGCCAGCTTTGTCGTCGTTTGGATCTACATGCGCCACTTTATCAACCTCAAGATCATCTGGTCCCTCTTCACCGAGTTCCGCACCGTTGGTCCCTTTGAGCTCAACTGGGAGACTCAGCAGTACAAGTGCTGGATCAGCCAGTATATCACCACAGCCCTGCTTGCCTCCCTTCAGGCGTTGAACTTGTTTTGGCTCTTCTACATCCTGCGCATCGCCTTCAGATTCATCCGCGATAAGGAGGCGACTGATGACCGAtctgaagacgaagatgacgatgtcgACGAAAAGCCCGCCTCAACCAAGCCCAATGGCAAGATGGCCGTCCCTTCTCTTGAGGTCCACTACGAGGCCGATGAagacaaggagaacaagcACTAA
- a CDS encoding ABC transporter domain-containing protein: MLADDAPPDDVRGAFAAPGGAKDLTLADILLRDTQYVYSLVLLVAFISLAAWYSVFNSKKEEDLVQPKVKGPGGKPLPITKRKRRNDGERKIGPRFGRIAKNVFRYLAAVVFLSYVATGVSMFVHAFYHENPYKWSKDGLPWAGEWSVVHVLGSTFFYLYILFSLFDWRKGPNVVHLAIWVLGLIGELILFISTAIVAADCHFMRTVQQEDPAKDQNCIDSWTKIDLVLYFVRLLHIIGSISLFCVAWILKNRRVEDRAEEGRSEANGRRSRGRTISNAAKPSASSYARKDDQAAFYRQKKIPHKTWLEYVRGYSLFFPYLWPKDSVKLQLQVLLCFALVIVQRLVNVYVPWQIGKVVNQLEKVIRSGEPITRDNFPLRDFVILGILWVLQGQSGLLGSLRSLLWIPVSQYSYRGLTAAAFNHVHSLSLDFHLSKRTGEVLSALNKGSAINAFLEQVTFQVIPMLFDLFLSISVFYFNFGPLYAQLNLVDTCWYLYMTIKMAATRADQRREMTNADREEEAVKNDSISSYETVKYFNAEEYESNRYRAKVEVFQKAEAQVQTGMVLMNICQTLVFNLGRIVAALLCGWQVLVGMRSTGDWFVVVSYMTQLQGPLNFFGSFYRTVQQAMISGERLLELFKIQPTVVDSPNAVPLENFTGHVRWKNVSFSYDARRPALRDISFECAPGTTTAFVGESGGGKSTLFRHMFRYYDCDEGSIEFDGKNVKDLTINSVRRHIGVVPQDTTLFNETLMYNLKYANPQATDKEVYAACAAASIHDRIMSFPDGYNTQVGERGLRLSGGEKQRVAIARTILKDPRIIMLDEATSALDSHTEQEIQKNVTSIGQGRTLLIIAHRLSTITHADQIIVLHAGTIVEKGNHLDLLAAKGIYYSMWQKQVTAERALDVAREASLQAKRAMRAANMGGKNKSAAQIDGYESHGSATEQPQLNGEAHPSASSSDNESTHEEERPRDRQ, from the exons ATGTTGGCTGACGACGCGCCGCCCGACGACGTTCGTGGCGCCTTTGCCGCCCCCGGCGGTGCCAAGGACCTCACCTTGGCCGATATCCTCCTTCGCGATACCCAATATGTCTACTCTCTGGTTCTTCTCGTTGCCTTCATTTCCCTTGCGGCCTGGTACTCTGTCTTCAACTctaagaaagaagaggaccTTGTTCAGCCTAAGGTGAAGGGCCCTGGAGGCAAGCCCCTTCCCATCACCAAGCGCAAGCGACGCAACGACGGCGAACGTAAGATCGGTCCTCGTTTTGGCCGCATCGCTAAGAACGTCTTTCGCTATCTCGCTGCTGTTGTCTTCCTGAGCTATGTGGCCACCGGGGTTTCCATGTTTGTCCATGCCTTCTATCATGAGAACCCTTATAAATGGTCAAAGGATGGACTTCCATGGGCTGGCGAGTGGTCTGTG GTTCATGTCCTGGGTTCTACCTTCTTCTACCTTTATATCCTCTTCTCGCTGTTTGATTGGCGCAAGGGTCCTAATGTTGTTCATCTGGCCATCTGGGTTCTTGGCCTCATTGGTGaactcatcctcttcatttcCACTGCCATTGTTGCCGCAGACTGCCACTTTATGCGTACTGTCCAGCAAGAAGACCCCGCCAAGGACCAGAACTGCATTGATTCGTGGACCAAGATTGACCTCGTTCTCTATTTCGTCCGTCTGCTCCACATCATTGGttcaatctctctcttctgcgTTGCTTGGATTCTCAAGAACCGTCGCGTCGAGGATAGGGCCGAGGAAGGAC GCTCTGAGGCTAATGGCCGACGGTCTCGTGGTAgaaccatctccaacgcTGCCAAGCCCTCCGCATCGTCTTACGCACGCAAGGATGACCAAGCCGCCTTCTACCGACAGAAGAAGATCCCCCACAAGACATGGTTAGAGTACGTTAGAGGCTACTCTCTGTTTTTCCCGTATCTTTGGCCCAAAGACTCcgtcaagctgcagcttcaagTACTGCTGTGCTTTGCTCTAGTCATTGTTCAACGATTGGTCAACGTCTATGTTCCCTGGCAGATCGGCAAAGTCGTCAACCAACTGGAAAAGGTCATCCGAAGTGGCGAGCCCATCACCCGCGACAACTTCCCCCTCAGAGACTTTGTTATTCTGGGCATTCTCTGGGTGCTACAGGGACAGTCTGGTCTTCTTGGCTCCCTACGATCCTTGCTTTGGATTCCTGTTTCGCAATACTCGTATCGAGGACTGACAGCCGCGGCCTTTAACCATGTCCACTCTCTCAGCCTCGACTTCCACTTGTCGAAGCGCACTGGCGAGGTTCTCTCTGCACTCAACAAGGGCTCTGCCATCAATGCCTTCCTCGAACAGGTGACGTTCCAGGTGATACCCATGCTTTTCGACTTGTTCCTCTCAATCTCCGTCTTCTACTTCAACTTTGGTCCCCTGTACGCCCAGCTCAACTTGGTGGACACCTGTTGGTATCTCTACATGACAATCAAGATGGCCGCCACGAGAGCAGACCAGCGACGAGAGATGACAAACGCAGATcgcgaagaggaagcggTGAAGAACGACTCTATCTCTAGTTATGAGACGGTCAAATACTTCAACGCAGAGGAGTACGAGTCCAACCGATATCGGGCCAAGGTCGAGGTCTTCCAAAAGGCCGAGGCTCAGGTTCAGACTGGCATGGTCCTCATGAACATCTGCCAGACTCTCGTCTTCAACTTAGGTAGAATAGTGGCTGCCCTGCTCTGCGGTTGGCAAGTCCTGGTTGGCATGCGATCTACGGGAGACTGGTTCGTCGTCGTATCTTACATGACCCAGCTTCAGGGTcctctcaacttcttcggCTCCTTTTATCGAACAGTCCAGCAGGCCATGATCTCTGGCGAGCGTCTTCTGGAGCTCTTCAAGATCCAACCTACCGTCGTTGACTCGCCCAATGCCGTGCCCCTCGAAAACTTCACTGGGCATGTCCGATGGAAGAATGTGAGCTTTTCCTACGACGCTCGAAGACCTGCCCTGCGTGACATCAGCTTCGAGTGCGCTCCGGGAACCACAACGGCCTTTGTTGGCGAGTCTGGTGGTGGCAAATCCACCCTGTTCCGACACATGTTCCGTTACTACGACTGTGACGAGGGCAGCATCGAATTCGACGGCAAGAATGTCAAGGATCTCACAATCAACTCGGTTCGCCGCCATATCGGAGTTGTGCCCCAGGACACCACCCTCTTCAACGAGACCCTAATGTACAACCTCAAGTATGCTAACCCGCAAGCCACTGATAAGGAAGTGTATGCTGCCTgtgccgccgccagcatTCATGATCGCATCATGTCATTCCCAGATGGTTACAACACCCAGGTTGGAGAGCGAGGTCTCAGACTCAGTGGTGGTGAGAAGCAGCGAGTGGCTATTGCCCGTACCATCCTCAAGGATCCTAGAATTATCATGCTGGATGAAGCCACCTCTGCCCTCGACTCGCACACAGAACAGGAGATTCAGAAGAATGTCACTAGTATTGGCCAGGGACGCACACTGCTCATTATCGC GCATCGATTGTCCACCATCACCCATGCTGACCAAATCATCGTCCTTCATGCCGGTACCATCGTTGAAAAGGGTAACCACCTCGACCTTCTCGCTGCCAAGGGTATTTACTACTCCATGTGGCAGAAGCAAGTCACAGCCGAACGCGCCTTGGATGTCGCTAGAGAAGCTTCCTTGCAAGCCAAACGTGCTATGAGGGCCGCAAACATGGGTGGTAAGAACAAGTCAGCGGCCCAAATCGACGGATATGAGAGTCACGGTTCCGCTACTGAGCAGCCTCAACTCAACGGCGAGGCTCACCCTTCGGCATCTTCGTCGGACAACGAGTCGACTCACGAAGAGGAGCGACCCCGCGATCGCCAGTAG